AATCCTGCGGATATTTTTTCTTCCAAAAGTCTACCACACCCTTGATCTCGTCATCTTCAACAAGTGCACCATGCAGCCTGCGCAGCTTGGAACCGCTGGGCTTGAAAAGCATGTCACCGCGTCCAAGCAACTTCTCCGCACCGATCATATCAAGAATGGTACGAGAATCGTGCTTGGAGGTAACCTGAAATGAAATACGGGTCGGGAAGTTGGCCTTGATGAGTCCGGTTACAACATCAACAGACGGACGCTGGGTGGCAAGGATAATATGAATCCCGGCAGCACGGGCCAGCTGCGCCAGACGCACAATACTGATCTCCACGTCCTTTCCGGCAGTGAGCATAAGGTCAGCCAACTCGTCAACGATGATGACGAGAGAAGGCATAGGTTCAAGATCTTCCAACTCTTCAGGAAGATCATCAGCGGACTTAGCAAGCTTTTCATTATAGCTGGCGATATTACGTACACCAAGACGGGCCATGTTTTCGTAACGCTTGTCCATCTCAAAAACAGCCCACTCAAGCGCGGATTTGGCAAGAGCCATGTCAGTGACCACAGGATGCACAAGATGCGGCAGGCTGGCATATACGGCCAATTCAATGCGTTTGGGGTCGATGAGCAGCAACTTGAGTTCTTCAGGTCCGGCCTTGTAAAGCATGGACAGGAGCAAACCGTTCAGGCAGACACTTTTACCGGCCCCGGTAGCCCCTGCAACAAGCAGGTGAGGCATCTTGGCGAGATCGGCAGATACAGGCTCACCCTGAATGTCCTTACCAAGAGCCATGGTCAATGCGGACTTGGACTTTGTAAAACAGCTGTGTTCGAAAATTTCACGCAGATAAACTGTCTGCCTGTTGTCATTGGGAATCTCAATACCAACGGAATCCTTGCCCGGAATAGGAGCTTCAATACGTACCGCAGTGGCTTTTAAAGCGAGGGCAATGTCATCAGTCAGGTTAGCAATTTTGCTGACTTTAACACCCGGCGCGGGACGGAATTCGAACATGGTTACCACCGGACCGGGGATAACTTTCTGAACCTCTCCGTCAATATTGAAATCCTTTAAACAAACCTTTAAAGCTTCTGTCTTCTCCTCAAGATCCTTGGGATCAAACTGAACCCCGGCAACCTTTGGTTCGGCAAGAAAATCAAGAGTCGGAAAATCCGTACTGGTATCTATCTTTTTAGCTTTGGGCTTCTTGGGCTTGGCTTTTGGTTTATCTTTTTTGGCAGGCTTTTCGTCAAAAGGCTTGAGTACGAGAACATCACCTTCTTCTTCAACATCAACAGATTCAGGAGTCTCTTCTTCAGCTTCTTTGATGGCTTTAGCTTCAGCCTTGGCCTTTTTGCGCTCAGCACGTTTAATTTTCTGCTCGGCCTTCATGCGTTTGGCTTTGCGGCCTACCCGCTCTTTGTTCTTGAGCCAGAAATCAGTAAACAAAGAACGAATTCTCTTGCCGATAGCAGCCCAGCTAAGATTAAGAGTCAGCTGAATTCCGGCAAGGGTCATGAACATCCAGAAAAGAAAAGCTCCCACAGGCTTGAGGTACTTGAAAGACCACTTGGAAAGAAGACCGCCGATAAAACCGCCTTCATGAATGACGAGGGACTTCTGGAACTGCACCAGCCACGGATGCGAAGACCATGCAAGCAGGCATACATAGAGAAGAACCAGCCCGGTCCAACGCCACCACGGTTGCCTAAGTGCAGAAATAAATGAGGTGATACCTAGAAAAAGAAAATAAAAAGGAACCAGCCATGACCCCAAGCCGAGCATTTCAACTAAAAGACCGGACG
This portion of the Desulfovibrio sp. JC022 genome encodes:
- a CDS encoding DNA translocase FtsK, with product MPSGKFAKEISGMFWIFLAVFLFISMYSFHPGDPTLNQAVSDSWKVKNLIGPAGSYASGLLVEMLGLGSWLVPFYFLFLGITSFISALRQPWWRWTGLVLLYVCLLAWSSHPWLVQFQKSLVIHEGGFIGGLLSKWSFKYLKPVGAFLFWMFMTLAGIQLTLNLSWAAIGKRIRSLFTDFWLKNKERVGRKAKRMKAEQKIKRAERKKAKAEAKAIKEAEEETPESVDVEEEGDVLVLKPFDEKPAKKDKPKAKPKKPKAKKIDTSTDFPTLDFLAEPKVAGVQFDPKDLEEKTEALKVCLKDFNIDGEVQKVIPGPVVTMFEFRPAPGVKVSKIANLTDDIALALKATAVRIEAPIPGKDSVGIEIPNDNRQTVYLREIFEHSCFTKSKSALTMALGKDIQGEPVSADLAKMPHLLVAGATGAGKSVCLNGLLLSMLYKAGPEELKLLLIDPKRIELAVYASLPHLVHPVVTDMALAKSALEWAVFEMDKRYENMARLGVRNIASYNEKLAKSADDLPEELEDLEPMPSLVIIVDELADLMLTAGKDVEISIVRLAQLARAAGIHIILATQRPSVDVVTGLIKANFPTRISFQVTSKHDSRTILDMIGAEKLLGRGDMLFKPSGSKLRRLHGALVEDDEIKGVVDFWKKKYPQDFELDFSDWKESGSSGPGAGSMPGESDDPVYNEAVQFVLEQGKASISLLQRRFRIGFNRAARFIEQMEQDGILGPQDGSKPRIVLITKD